The Aeoliella mucimassa genome includes the window TGATCGGTGAGCAACATGCCTTCGGCGACCAGCTGATCGATATGTTTGGTCTGGAAATGCTGTTGTCCCAGACAACTCAGATCGCCATACCCGAGGTCATCGGCCAAGATGAAGATGATATTAGGCTTCGTCGGAGAGTCGGCTGCGCGCGAAACCGCACCGACAGAAAGCAGCAACACTAGCAGGCACCCTGCGAAGCAAAAGAGTCTATTCACGGCTATGTATCCAGTCATTTATCGGTCGTTAGCTCAATATCCCAAGTTGGTTCCATACTGGACGTTAACTCGATGGTTAGTTCCGAGTTTGTATTGTACTTTGCTGGAATCACCTCTTTTTCCTCGGCGAGCTGGCCACCTTCGGCATCCGGATGCTTGATCATTATCCCGGTTGGTTGCATCGACGAAACACGCACCAGATAGTTGGCCGGCAACGGAACCTCGGAGATCAGCACCTCGTACTTACCCGCTTCAATGCGGGCGCTCGCGGTTGGTCCGGCGCCTAACGGAACAAACGATATCCGCCCGTTGGGTACATCTTGTCCGTCGAGTGTTACCTTACCCGACAACGTGACTCCATTTCCTCCCTGGCAACCGGCAAGCGCAAACGCCACGGTCACTACTGCAGCCAGCGCCCACTTGCCAGGGATATACCGACACTTTTGAGATCGCACGAGTTTACTCATTGTACAAACGATAGGGTTTCGCCACCGTTGATGGTGCTGGCTGCCTGCCACACGGCGAGGTCAATATCGTCGGAGACGAATTGCACCGATGCGTCGCACATCAGCACTACCACTCCACCGGGATGCTGACTACGCGAACCCAAACGGCCAAGCTTTACATCGCTTCCGCCATGTTGGCACGGATACATTTCGTCGTCACTACTGCACCACGAAACATCGGTTTCGGTACTGTTCGGCGTCGAGTAGGTGTTGATTTGATAGGTCCCATAGTCGTCGTTCCAAATGCGAGCTCGACGATCACAGGTGCCGTACGCCTCGGGAATCTGCACCATTTCCATCATGGCCAAGGTATTGCTGGTGCCATCGGTAATGTGGCGAAACTTAGCCCCCCACTCCAAATGGAACGGCGCACTGTGCATCTTTGCCGCTTCGCTCGAATCGTTCGGACAGCCACGCGAAGCGACCACTCCACCGCGCGAGGCTCGATACTCCACCACCTGGCAATCGAAACTCCAGGGGCCCCAGTTCACCCCGTAGTTGCCTTTATAGTCACGCGCAGAATTGCTATCACACAAGGTAGTCCGCACTGGTTCATCGCTAGGACAGGTAAACGCCGGCTGCGAAACCGCGAACGGAGAATTGGGGTTATTCACTTGACTATGGTAGGTAACGCTGAAATCGTAGTTCTCGAAAAGCGTTCCTTGCTCGATGAACGGGAACAAGTAGATGGCAAATGCAATTCGTTGCGCATCGCCTCCGTAAGCCAAGGTTGTAGATTCGGGATTGCGACCACTACTCCCTAAAGGAAATCGACCTTTGGTATCGTGATGATTGT containing:
- a CDS encoding DUF1559 domain-containing protein, with protein sequence MQKFRSEAMSRKRLRGFTLVELLVVIAIIGILVALLLPAVQAAREAARRTECNNKMHQLGIALHNHHDTKGRFPLGSSGRNPESTTLAYGGDAQRIAFAIYLFPFIEQGTLFENYDFSVTYHSQVNNPNSPFAVSQPAFTCPSDEPVRTTLCDSNSARDYKGNYGVNWGPWSFDCQVVEYRASRGGVVASRGCPNDSSEAAKMHSAPFHLEWGAKFRHITDGTSNTLAMMEMVQIPEAYGTCDRRARIWNDDYGTYQINTYSTPNSTETDVSWCSSDDEMYPCQHGGSDVKLGRLGSRSQHPGGVVVLMCDASVQFVSDDIDLAVWQAASTINGGETLSFVQ